The Papaver somniferum cultivar HN1 chromosome 3, ASM357369v1, whole genome shotgun sequence genome includes a region encoding these proteins:
- the LOC113355553 gene encoding ferric reduction oxidase 6-like, which yields MGTLSEHEPLLLNKADEADYAKKVPQYIPFVLWVIKFIISVIFVAWGTLIVWYPTKFMQGILESMLMATIGTIFGITGSVFLIFSGPVLLMTFLSFVYLMISPAEEFHGKKKLKFPTFRLWTFPVLVGGPFGVVSAAELIGIVFFIVYVIWAVAVYTIQNRESISKFNLPFWEESYQMLELSGLRIGSIGLFCLALLFIPITRGSFLLRFIDIPFEVSTRYHVWLGHLTMVIFSVHGLCYLLAWAMQGRLLEEMLQWNDFGIANLPGVISLSAGLLMWITSFHPVRKQYFELFFYTHQLYVVFFVFMALHAGDFVFSICAGGIFLFLTDRFLRFCQSRKTVDLLSATCLPCGTVELVISKPKNLQYNALNFIFLQVRELSWLQWHPFSVSSSPLDGKHHMSVRIKVLGGWTKKLKDNISKVSEEPDKELSTQLHPRLTASVEGPYGHASPYHLMYENLILVAGGIGISPFLAILCDIFHRVELSKPCLPKNILLVWAVKRTNELSLFSSVDIESICPSFADKIKLEMHTYITQETEPPLEDGEVGKSTRRSYFPTKNQNKMSGLAGTVNNIWPGIYAITSTIGFVIFMALTELFYIKPFGVTAWWLKGLLFVACMIAGILVFGGLVVVLWHLCERRDMNDAKWMEEDEKSNSVQYNKLRTYPDAYQTTVANLTTANYGRRPDFEEIFYSASERWGGNVDVGVIVCGPSTLESIVAKECRSKNIKRSKNQPFFHFNSHSFEL from the exons ATGGGTACACTTTCAGAACATGAACCTCTTCTTTTGAACAAAGCTGATGAAGCTGATTATGCGAAGAAAGTGCCCCAATATATTCCATTTGTACTATGGGTTATCAAATTCATCATATCGGTGATTTTTGTTGCATGGGGTACCCTTATTGTTTGGTACCCGACCAAGTTTATGCAGGGAATCTTAGAATCAATGCTTATGGCTACAATTGGAACAATTTTCGGGATCACTG GAAGTGTTTTTTTGATATTCAGTGGCCCAGTTCTTCTCATGACATTTCTGTCATTTGTATATCTAATGATCTCGCCAGCTGAGGAGTTCCATGG TAAGAagaagctgaaatttccaacatTCCGACTGTGGACTTTCCCCGTGCTCGTGGGTGGACCATTCGGtgttgtttctgctgctgaattGATTGGAATagtcttcttcattgtctatgtTATCTGGGCAGTTGCAGTTTACACCATACAGAACCGTGAGTCGATATCTAAGTTCAACCTGCCTTTCTGGGAAGAAAG TTACCAGATGCTGGAACTTTCTGGACTGCGCATTGGATCTATCGGATTATTCTGCTTGGCACTTTTGTTTATACCCATAACAAGGGGGTCCTTTCTTCTGCGATTCATCGATATTCCTTTTGAAGTTTCTACTAGATATCATGTATGGTTGGGGCATCTCACGATGGTCATCTTTAGTGTGCACGGATTATGTTATTTACTGGCATGGGCTATGCAAGGGCGCCTACTAGAAGAA ATGTTGCAATGGAATGATTTTGGTATCGCTAATCTTCCTGGAGTAATCAGCCTTTCAGCAGGTTTATTAATGTGGATAACATCATTCCATCCAGTCAGGAAGCAGTACTTTGAGTTGTTCTTCTACACACATCAGCTGTATGTGGTCTTCTTCGTCTTCATGGCTTTGCACGCTGGAGACTTTGTTTTCAGCATATGCGCTGGAGGAATATTTCTTTTCCTTACCGATCGTTTCTTAAGATTCTGTCAATCACGAAAAACAGTCGACTTACTTTCAGCCACTTGTTTACCCTGCGGAACTGTAGAACTGGTCATTTCAAAACCTAAAA ATTTGCAGTACAATGCactcaattttatttttcttcaagtgCGTGAATTGTCATGGTTGCAATGGCATCCCTTCAGTGTATCATCCAGTCCTTTGGATGGTAAACATCATATGTCAGTTCGTATAAAGGTACTTGGGGGATGGACGAAGAAACTGAAAGATAACATCTCAAAAGTCTCAGAAGAGCCTGATAAAGAATTATCCACCCAACTTCATCCAAGGTTAACTGCTTCAGTTGAGGGTCCATACGGGCATGCGTCACCTTACCACTTGAT GTATGAGAACCTTATTTTAGTTGCTGGAGGCATTGGCATTTCTCCATTCCTGGCTATCTTGTGTGACATATTTCACCGTGTTGAACTGAGCAAGCCTTGTCTGCCGAAAAATATACTACTTGTCTGGGCCGTAAAAAGAACGAATGAGCTTTCTCTGTTTTCTTCAGTTGACATAGAGTCAATTTGTCCATCTTTTGCAGACAAAATCAAGCTTGAGATGCATACTTACATCACACAAGAAACAGAGCCTCCGTTG GAAGATGGTGAGGTTGGCAAGAGCACCAGACGGTCCTACTTTCCTacgaaaaaccaaaacaaaatgtcTGGTTTGGCTGGAACAGTAAATAATATATGGCCTGGAATTTATGCGATCACATCTACAATTGGCTTTGTAATTTTTATGGCTTTGACAGAATTATTTTACATAAAGCCATTTGGTGTCACTGCATGGTGGTTGAAAGGACTTCTCTTTGTAGCTTGCATGATTGCAGGTATCCTCGTTTTTGGCGGTCTTGTGGTGGTGTTATGGCATCTATGTGAAAGAAGAGATATGAATGATGCAAAGTGgatggaagaagatgaaaagaGTAACTCTGTGCAGTATAATAAGCTAAGGACATATCCTGATGCTTACCAGACAACTGTTGCTAATTTAACAACTGCAAATTATGGACGTCGTCCAGATTTTGAAG agatTTTCTATTCGGCGTCTGAGAGGTGGGGAGGCAATGTTGATGTGGGTGTCATTGTTTGTGGTCCATCAACATTAGAATCAATTGTTGCCAAGGAATGCAGGTCCAAGAACATAAAGAGGAGCAAGAATCAGCCATTCTTCCATTTCAACAGTCACAGTTTCGAGCTTTAA